In Anaerotignum faecicola, the following are encoded in one genomic region:
- a CDS encoding threonine/serine dehydratase → MEKTTVTLNDVCEAARRIKPYVIRTPLMRGRTMDKVLGCKVYLKPEMLQVTGAFKMRGAMNKILSLSQEERDRGIICSSSGNHGQACALAGNITGTHVVVVLPEDAPHVKIDKARELGAEVVLGPRIYKERWKMVRELQEKNGYTMAHGYEDYTVMAGQGTIGLEILEDLPYVDTVFVPVGGGGLIAGVATAIKEINPKVRIIGVQAKASDGYVQSRKAGRRVEVECFPSLADGLGCRAPGENPYPICEKYVDEFVSVTEEDIKEAAKLVAAEAKLIAEPSSCVGIAAVLGGEVKVEQHENAAFILTSGNWDIDAIGKILNNEHVDGRL, encoded by the coding sequence ATGGAAAAAACGACGGTTACTTTAAACGACGTATGCGAAGCTGCACGGCGCATAAAGCCTTATGTAATACGCACGCCGCTTATGCGCGGGAGGACGATGGATAAAGTTCTCGGCTGTAAGGTGTATTTAAAACCCGAAATGCTCCAAGTTACGGGCGCTTTTAAGATGAGAGGGGCTATGAATAAGATACTGTCTTTGAGCCAGGAAGAGAGGGACAGGGGAATAATTTGCAGTTCGTCGGGAAATCATGGCCAAGCATGTGCTCTTGCCGGGAATATAACAGGCACGCATGTCGTCGTAGTCCTTCCGGAGGACGCTCCCCATGTAAAAATAGATAAGGCAAGGGAACTCGGAGCCGAAGTTGTGCTTGGGCCGAGGATTTATAAAGAAAGATGGAAAATGGTAAGGGAGCTTCAGGAAAAAAACGGATATACAATGGCCCACGGCTACGAGGATTATACGGTTATGGCGGGACAGGGGACAATCGGCCTTGAGATACTTGAAGATTTGCCGTATGTAGATACTGTTTTTGTCCCGGTAGGCGGCGGCGGGCTTATAGCGGGGGTTGCGACGGCAATTAAAGAAATAAACCCCAAAGTACGTATAATCGGAGTGCAGGCGAAGGCAAGCGACGGATATGTGCAGAGCAGGAAAGCGGGGCGCCGGGTGGAAGTAGAGTGTTTTCCGAGCCTTGCCGACGGGCTTGGATGCCGTGCGCCGGGAGAAAATCCTTATCCTATATGCGAAAAGTATGTTGACGAGTTTGTTTCCGTTACGGAGGAGGACATAAAAGAAGCCGCAAAATTAGTGGCGGCAGAAGCGAAACTTATTGCGGAGCCGTCGTCATGCGTAGGCATAGCGGCTGTGCTCGGCGGCGAAGTAAAGGTAGAACAGCACGAAAACGCCGCGTTTATACTTACTTCCGGTAATTGGGATATAGACGCGATTGGAAAGATACTTAATAACGAGCATGTTGACGGCAGACTGTGA
- a CDS encoding ornithine cyclodeaminase family protein — protein METLLLNKSEVGSLIDLDDILESVENGYRSFSSGLVVQPDFMTIVKPGTHTGFDFKGGLDLGGGYITIKSSSGGYPDNPKIGLPTGMNTVFLYEADTSALKCIMDGTWITGCRTAAAGAISVKYLSRKDSSSICIIGAGNQGRRQLRAMARVRNITDVYVWGYSEDEITSYIADMSPELHGIKFHPCSSAEEGIRKADIVVTATIGRRAPIVKREWLKPGTHIAAIGADMPDKQELCTDVFKGAKVVNDSIKLCVKNGETHHAVDEGVIKVEEIYAEIGDIILGKKPGRENDDEITIFDTVGMAIQDNVTAVSLYNMAVKKGLGVKYDFLK, from the coding sequence ATGGAAACTTTATTATTAAATAAAAGCGAAGTGGGCAGCCTTATAGACCTTGACGATATATTGGAGTCTGTAGAAAACGGGTATCGTTCTTTCAGCAGTGGTCTTGTGGTGCAGCCCGACTTTATGACTATAGTGAAGCCGGGAACCCATACGGGATTTGATTTTAAAGGCGGCCTTGATTTGGGCGGCGGTTACATAACCATAAAGTCGTCGTCGGGAGGTTATCCCGATAATCCCAAAATAGGGCTTCCGACAGGCATGAATACGGTTTTCCTTTATGAAGCGGATACAAGCGCATTGAAATGCATCATGGACGGCACATGGATCACGGGATGCAGGACGGCCGCCGCCGGGGCTATTTCCGTAAAATACCTTTCTAGGAAAGACTCGAGCAGTATATGCATAATAGGCGCGGGCAATCAGGGACGCCGCCAGCTGAGGGCTATGGCCAGAGTTAGGAATATAACGGACGTTTATGTATGGGGCTACAGCGAGGATGAAATAACATCATATATAGCCGATATGTCGCCTGAATTGCACGGAATTAAATTCCACCCGTGCTCTTCCGCCGAGGAAGGCATAAGAAAAGCCGATATAGTTGTTACTGCAACAATAGGCAGGAGGGCCCCTATCGTAAAAAGGGAATGGCTTAAACCCGGAACGCATATAGCCGCAATAGGCGCCGACATGCCCGACAAGCAGGAACTATGCACAGACGTTTTTAAGGGAGCGAAAGTAGTTAACGATTCAATAAAGCTTTGCGTTAAAAACGGAGAAACGCATCATGCAGTAGATGAAGGCGTAATAAAAGTTGAGGAAATATATGCCGAAATAGGCGATATAATACTCGGCAAAAAGCCGGGAAGGGAAAACGACGATGAAATAACAATATTCGATACGGTCGGCATGGCGATACAGGATAATGTTACGGCTGTTTCTCTATACAATATGGCGGTAAAAAAAGGCCTTGGAGTTAAGTATGATTTTCTCAAATAA